The genomic region CGGAAACCGCACCGCCAGCGATTCGCTGGTCTCGGCAGATGTAGTCACAGAATCGAGGATGATCCGCGCGGGGCCCCGCCGAACAGGGCAAGAAGTCACTTCTGAGGGGTTACCCCCGCCACGCCCGCTAGATGACCGACAGCGCGATCCCGTCGAGGATGTCGTGCTCGCTGACCACCAGCTCGTCGATGCCGGCGCGTTCGGCCAGCGCGGCGGCCAGTTCCTCGACGACGATGGCGCCGCCGCCGATCACATCGACGCGGCCCTCGTGCATCGGGCCGAGCACGGCGCGCTCGGCGCGCGGCATCGCGATCAGCCGTGCGCAGACCGGCAGCAGGTCGTCGAGGCGCACCCGCGACAGGTGAATCCGCTCGGAGTCGTAGGTCGCCATGTTCTGAGCCAGCGCCGACAGCGTGGTCATGGTGCCGGCCACCCCGACCCAGGTGCGGGCCTGTTCGACCGGCACCGCGGCGAACGCCTGGGCCAGCGCGTCACGCACCACCTCGCGTGCGGCGGCGATCTCGGCTGCGGTGGGCGGATCGGAGTGCAGGCAGCGTTCGGTGAGCCGCACACAGCCGATGTCGACCGAGCGGCTGGCGACCACGGCCGGGCCGGATTCCGCGGTGCCCAGCACCACCTCGGTGGATCCGCCGCCGAGGTCGACGACGACGAACGGCGCTGCGGCGGCGTCCAATTCGGCGACTGCACCGCGGAACGACAGCGCCGCCTCCTCGGTGCCGGTGATCACCTCGGCGACCGCACCGTCGACCACCGGGCCGAGCACCTCGGCCGTCATCGCGAAGAACACGTCGCGGTTGGCGGCGTCGCGGGTCGCCGACGTCGCCACCATGCGCAGTCTCTCCACCCCGTGGTGGCGCATCAGTTCGGCGTAGTCGGCCAGCGCGGCGCGGGTCCGTTCGATGGCCTCGGGCGCGAACCGCCCGGTGGCGTCGACCCCCTGGCCGAGCCGCACGATCCGCATCTCGCGGTGCACGTCGGTCAGCCTGCCGTCGACGCGGTCGGCGATCAGCAGCCGGATCGAGTTGGTGCCGCAGTCGATCGCGCCGACCCTCATCGCCGCCACCTCTCCGGGTCGATGACGCCGGCCAGCGCCGGATCGTCGGCGAGCATGGCCAGCGCCTCGTCCCCGAACGGGTTGACGCCGGGCCCCTTGGCCAGCGAGTGCGCGATCAGCACGTGCAGGCACTTCACCCGGTCGGGCATGCCGCCGCCGGAGAACGTGGTGCCCAGCGACTCGATCGCGTCGCGCTCGGCCAGGTACGCCTCGTGCGCGGCGCGGTAGGCCGCCGCCAGCTCCTCGTCGGCCTGCAGCCGCTCGGTCATCTCGCGCATCACCCCGGCCGACTCCAGCCGGCTGGCCGCCGCGGTCAGCGCGGGGTGGGTGAGGTAGTACAGCGTCGGGAACGGGGTGCCGTCGGGCAGCCGCGGCGCGGTCTTGACGACGCCGGGTTCCCCGTTGGGGCAGCGGTAGGCGATCTCGAGGACACCGCGAGGCTCACGACCCAGTTGCTTCGCGACGGCGTCGAGGTCCGCGCGGCTAACCACCGGGCACCGGCGGGGGCGGCGGGACGTCGGGCCCGGCCGGCGGCGGGCCCGGCACTTCGGGACCTTCACCGGGAGGGGGCGTAACCCCGTGCGGCGCATCGGCGATCGTGTGCCACAGCGAGGTGTACCAGGGCTGGCCGGGGTCGACGGCCAGCGCCTGTTCCTCCTCTTCGGTCACCGGTGTCACGGCCTCGGGCGGCAACTGCACCTGATACGGGATCTCGCCGGGCATCACGAAGCCGAGCCGCTCGCGGGCCTGCGCCGCCACGAACACCGGGTCGGCGAGTTTGACCTTCTGCTGCTCGAGTTCGGCGATCTGCGCTCTCAACTGCTCCTCGGTGGCCTTGAGTTGCTGCATCTCGGTGCGCTGGGCGAAGTAGGTACGCACGGGTCCGGCGATCGTCAGCGTCAGCACGCACACCACCGCGGCCAGGATCGCGGCGCGTCGGGCCGCCGATCCGAACCGCTGCTCGGACTGCTGCTCCGCGGACTCCATGGCCCGCCGGATGATGACGCTGGTGTCGCCGGTGTCGGCGTCGCCCGCGGGCCGCGAGTCGGCCGTGCGCGGTTCGCGTCGTGCCGCGGCGCGCGGCCGACCCTTGCCGGCGGGACCGCCCTTACCCGGCTTCCCGGGCCGGGAGGACGGTGACCGCCGTTTCGGGTCGGGCCGCTTCGCTTCGGGCACAGACGAATCCGGTTACTTGGCTTCCACTGCGAAGCGGGGGAACGCCAGGTCGCCCGCGTAGCGGGCGGCGTCGCCGAGGTTCTCCTCGATGCGCAGCAGCTGGTTGTACTTGGCGACCCGCTCGCTGCGGGCGGGCGCACCGGTCTTGATCTGGCCGCTGCCCACCGCGACCGCCAGGTCGGCGATCGTGGTGTCCTCGGTCTCACCGCTGCGGTGGCTCATCATCGTGCGGTAGCCGCTGTTGTGCGCCAGCGTGACGGCGTCCAGCGTCTCGGTCAGGGTGCCGATCTGGTTCACCTTCACCAGCAGTGCGTTGGCGGCGCCCTTCTGGATGCCCTCCTCGAGACGCTCCGGGTTGGTGACGAACAGGTCGTCGCCGACCAGCTGCACGCGGTCGCCGATCGCGGCGGTCAGCGCCACCCAGCCGTCCCAGTCGTCCTCGGACAGCGGGTCCTCGATCGACAGCAGCGGGTAGGTGTCGAGCAGGCTCGCGTAGAACTGGCCCATCTGCTCGGCGGTGCGGACCTCGTTCTCGAACTTGTAGCCCTCACCGGCGGTGAAGAACTCGGTGGCGGCGACGTCGAGCGCCAGCGCGACGTCGGTGCCCAGCTTGTAGCCGGCGCCCTCGATGGCCGATGCGATCAGGTCCAGCGCGGCCTTGGTGCCCGCGACGTCGGGGGCGAAGCCGCCCTCGTCACCCAGGCCGGTGGCCAGGCCCTGCTTCTTGAGCACCGACTTCAGCGAGTGGTACACCTCGGCGCCCCAGCGCAGCGCCTCCTTGAACGAGCTCGCGCCGATCGGGGCGATCATGAACTCCTGCACGTCGACGCCGGTGTCGGCGTGGGCGCCGCCGTTGAGGATGTTCATCATCGGCACCGGCAGGATGTGGGCGTTCGGGCCGCCCACGTAGCGGAACAGGTCCAGGTCGGCGGCCTGTGCGGCGGCCTTGGCCACCGCCAGCGAGGCGCCCAGGATCGCGTTGGCGCCCAGCCGCGACTTGTCCGGGGTGCCGTCGAGGTCCAGCAACGCCTGGTCGACGAGGCGCTGGTCGTCGGCCTGCAGGCCGATGATGGCCGGGCCGATCTCGTCGAGCACGGCCTCCACGGCCTTCTCGACGCCCTTACCGCCGTAGCGGGCGCCGCCGTCGCGCAGCTCGACGGCCTCGTGCTCGCCGGTCGACGCCCCCGAGGGCACGGCCGCGCGGGCGAAGGACCCGTCGGCCAGTAGAACCTCAACCTCGACCGTCGGGTTTCCGCGGGAGTCGAGGATCTCTCGGGCTCCGACCTGATCGATAGTGGGCACTGGCGTCTCCTTGTGTCCTCGGCTGAAGCGATTTCGGTCTCAGCCTAGATGTTGGCTGTTGGAGATGCCGAAAGAGGCGGGACGGCGACGGTCGGTTCACCGACCCGCCGCCCGCTCGCCGCACAACGTCATCACCGTGCTGGTCACGCTGGCCACCGCCTTGCCGTCGCGGCGCAGCACCTCGCAGAGGTAGTGGGTGATGGTGCGGCCGCTGTGCACCGGCCGGGCGTGGGCGGTCAGGCGGCACGGCCCCGAACGCGCTGCGGCTGGCCCTGGCCACCCCGTCGCTGGACGAGCTCGCCGAGGCGCTGCGGCGGGTGCGCGACACGGTGTGACGCTTACAGCGGGTGTCCGTTGGCGTAGGCGGTGGCCCAGTCCCGGACCGCGCGGGCGTACTGGTCGGAGTGGTTGTAGGCGCGCAACGCCGCCATCCAGCCGCGCGGCGTGGACAGATCCTTGCCGGTCCAGCACAGGTAGCCGGCGGCCGACAGCGCGGCGTCGTCCATGTTGTCGACGTTGATCTCGCCGTCGTTGTTGGCGTCGACGCCGTAGAGCCGCCAGGTCTCGGGGATGAACTGCATCGGCCCCATCGCGCGGGCGTACTGCGAGTCGCCGTCGTGGCTGACCGCCTCGTTGTCGAGGATCTCCAGATTGCCGCCGCTGCCGTCGAGCCAGACACCGCGGATCGGCGGTTCGACGTCGCCGTTGGCGGTGATCTCGGCGCCCCGGTAGGTGCCGTGGTGGCTCTCCACCTGCCCGATTCCGGCCAGCGTGGTCCAGGCCAGCTTGCAGTCCGGGTTCTCCACCTCGGCGACCCGTGCGGCGTAGGCGTAGGCCTCCAGCGCGGCGACCGGGATGCCGAGGGCGGGTGCCCGCTCGGCGGCCCATTCGTGCAACTGGTCGGCGGGCCTGCCCTCGGCGTAGGTGTCGATGGCCGGCACCGGGTCACCCGGTGGTGGCGGCACACCCTCAGGGATGGGGGTTCCCAGCTGCCACGAGCAGCTCGACGCCAACAGCAGCGCCGTCGCCCCTAGGACGGCGACTGCGCGCATCCATCGCACCGGCGGCACCAATTCCCCTCAACCCAAACTACGGTCGCTTTCCATAGTTCCACGCGTTGCGGACATCGTGACCCGTCGGCATGCGCCGAACCGGGGCCGGCAAACTATCCGCTGCCGGGCCAGTGCGCCCGCCACTCCTCTTCGGTGACGGTGCCCAGCGCCGCGTCGACGAGCTCGTCGGGCTCACCGCCGCGCCTGGCGGCTGCGATGGCCCGTTCGGCCACGCGCACGGTGTCCATGAAGTCCAGCACCGCCGAGCGCAGCGTGTTCTCCGCGTCCCCGTCGGCGCGCACCGTGACCGCCGTGATCTGCGGCGGGATCAGGTCCGCGGGCAGCCCGGCGGCGGTGACCCGGTCGATCACCTTCTGCGCCAACGCCAGTGCGGGCTGGGCGGTCGGCACGTCGTCCATCGCGGAGAAGGCCCGCTTCGCCCGCTTCTCCAACGCCTTGCGTTCCTCCCACTGCGCGAGCTGCTCCTCGAGCGAGACCATGTCGCCGGCCAGCACGGCGGGCACCCGGTTGCCGAGCTTGCGCACCAACGCGTCGGCGACGTCGTCGATGTCGAACGGCCGCTCCTTGGCGTCCTGAGCGATGCGGGCGTGAAAAAGTACCTGCAGCAACACATCTCCGAGCTCTTCGCACAGCTCGTCGGGGTTGCCGTTGCGCACCGCGTCGAACACCTCGTAGGTCTCCTCGAGCAGGTAGCGGCGCAGCGAGTCGTGCGTCTGCTCGCTCTCCCACGGTCCCGAGGTGCGCAGCCGGTCCATCAGCGCGACGGCGTCGACCAGCCGCTCCCCCGGCGGCGCCGCGGGCGCCGAGATCACGTCCTCGCCCGCGGCCAGTCGCGCCTTGACCGCCGGGTGCTCCGGATCCGAGGACAGCAGCACCGGGGCGGCGTCCTCGTCGGTGTCGTCGGAGAACACCGGCCGCGCCGACGGCAGCGACCACGGGACCTTGACCGGCATCTCCTCGGTGTACTGCACATCCTCGGACAGCAGCACGATCGCGTCGACGGGGATCAGCGACGGCCGCCGCGGGTCGACCAGCACGACGGTCATGACTGCTCGTCCTGCGCCGACCCGAGCCGGGTGATGTCCACCGAGTCCTGGGGTTTGCCGTCCAGCGCCAGCACCAGCCCCGCGACCATCTTCAGCAGTTCGACGTCACGGATGCGCGGCGCCCCGATGCCGTCGCCGGCGCGCGGGATCGGCACCTGCACGGTGTTGGTGGTGGCCCGGTAGTTGGCGCTCGGGTACATCCGCTTGAGCCGCAGCTGCTGGGAGTCCAGCAGGTGCAGCGGCGCCAGCCGCAGCGTGGCGTCCGAGATCGTGCTGGCCTCGGTGATGCCGTAGGCCTTGAGCAGCAACCGCAGCCGCGCCACCGCGACCAGTCGCTGCGCGGCCTCGGGCAGCGGGCCGTAGCGGTCGACGAGCTCGTCGACGACGGCGCTGACGGCGTCCTGGTCCGGGGCCGCGGCCAGCCGCCGGTAGCCCTCCAGCCGCAGCCGGTCGCTGCCGATGTACTCCGGCGGCAGATGCGCGTCGACCGGAAGATCGATCCGCACATCCTTCGGTTCCTCCGGCGCCGCAACGGTTTTCCCGTCGGCGGCGGCGCGGTAGGCCTCGACGGCCTCACCGACCAGCCGCACGTACAGATCGAAGCCGACACCGGCGACGTGGCCGGACTGCTCGACGCCGAGCACGTTGCCCGCGCCGCGGATCTCGAGGTCCTTCATCGCCACCGCCATGCCCGCGCCGAGCTCGTTGTTCTGCGCGATGGTGGCCAGCCGGTCGTAGGCGGTCTCGGTCAGCGGTGCGTCGGGCGGATACAGGAAGTAGGCGTAGCCGCGCTCCCGGCTGCGCCCCACGCGACCGCGCAGCTGGTGCAGCTGGGACAGGCCGAACGTGTCGGCGCGCTCCACGATCAGGGTGTTGGCGTTGGAGATGTCCAGCCCGGTCTCGACGATCGTCGTGCACACCAGGATGTCGTAGTCGCGGTTCCAGAAGCCCTCGACGGTCTTCTCCAGCAACTCCTCGGGCATCTGGCCGTGCGCGACGACGACGCGGGCCTCCGGCACCAGCTCCTGCACCTTGGCGGCGGCCTGGTCGATGGTGCGCACCCGGTTGTGGATGTAGAACGCCTGCCCGTCGCGCAGCAGTTCGCGGCGCAGCGCGGCGGCCACCTGCTTGTCGTCGTACGGGCCGACGTAGGTGAGCACCGGGTAACGCTCCTCGGGCGGGGTGAGGATCGTCGACATCTCCCGGATGCCGGCCAGGCTCATCTCCAGCGTGCGCGGGATCGGGGTGGCGCTCATCGTCAGCACGTCGACGTGGGTGCGCATCGACTTGATGTGTTCCTTGTGCTCGACCCCGAAGCGCTGCTCCTCGTCGACGATGACCAGCCCGAGGTCCTTCCACGTCACCCCGGTCTGCAGCAGCCGGTGGGTGCCGATCGCGATGTCGACGCTGCCGTCCTTGAGGCCCTCGATCACCGCGCGCGACTCGGCGGGGTCGGTGAACCGCGACAGCCCCTTGACGGTGACCGGGAACCCGGCCATCCGCTGGGTGAACGTCTGCAGGTGCTGGTCGGCCAGCAGCGTCGTCGGCACCAGCACCGCGACCTGTTTGCCGTCCTGCACCGCCTTGAACGCCGCGCGCACCGCGATCTCGGTCTTGCCGTAGCCGACGTCGCCGCAGATCACCCGGTCCATCGGGACCGGTTTCTCCATGTCGGCCTTGACCTCCTGGATGGCGGTCAGCTGGTCCACGGTCTCGGTGAACCCGAACGCGTCCTCCATCTCGGCCTGCCACGGGGTGTCCGGGCTGAACGCGTGCCCGGGCGAGGCCTGCCGTTTGGCGTACAGCGACACCAGCTCGGCGGCGATCTCGCGGACCGCCTTGCGCGCCTTGGTCTTGGTGTTGGCCCAGTCGCTGCCGCCGAGCCTGCTCAGCGTCGGCGACTCGCCGCCGACGTAGCGGCTCAGCTGGTCCAGCGAGTCCATCGGCACGTACAGCTTGTCGGTGCCGCCGCCGCGCTTGCTCGACGCGTACTCCAGCACCAGGTACTCGCGGCGGGCGCCGCCGACGACCCGTTCGGTCATCTCGACGAACCGGCCGATGCCGTGCTGGTCGTGCACGACGAGGTCGCCCGCGGTCAGCGCCAGCGGGTCGACGACGTTGCGGCGTTTGGCGGCCAGCTTCTTGCCCTCGACGGCGGTGGTGCGGCTGCCGGTCAGGTCGGCCTCGGTGATCACCACCAGCTTCGCGCCCGGGATCACCACCCCGTCGTGCAGCGGACCCTTGAGGACCCCGACGACCCCCTCCTTGAGGTCCTCACCCGGCTCCAGCAGCACCGCGGCGGTGTCGGCCTCGCGCAGCTGCTCGACGACGCGCTGCGCGGTGCCGGTGCCCGGGGTGACGACGGCGGCCAGCCCGCCGGTGGCCACGTGGGCGCGCAGCATCGCGAAGATCTCGCCGACGTTGTGCTGCTGACCGCGCGCCGACGGGGCGGGCCGGATGTCGACCTCCAGCGCGGCCTCGTCGGACAGCTGGGACAGCGTCCACCAGGGGTGGCCGCTCTGCCGGGCGGCGGCGCGGGCGTCCGCGAGCTCGACGAAGCCGGAGGCGCCCAGCGCCTCCAGGTCGATCGGCGCGTCGCCGCCCACCGCGGCCGTCGACCACGACGCCTCCAGGAACTCGCGGCCGGTCTTGATCAGGTCGGCGGCGCGGGTGCGCACCTTCTCCGGATCGCAGATCAGCAGCGGGGTGCCCTCGGGCAGGTGCTCGGTCAGCGTGGTCAGCTCACTGCTCTTGAGCAGCGGCAGAAGCGCCTCCATCCCGTCGACGGGGATGCCCTCGGACAGCTTGGCCAGCATGTCGGGCACGGTGCCGGGCAGGGTGTTCTCCCGCACCGGGTGCTCGCGGGCCAGTTCGGCGGCGCGGGCCCGCACCTCGTCGGTGAGCAGCAGTTCGCGGCACGGCACCGCGATGACGGTGTCGATCTCGATCTCGGGGATGGACCGCTGGTCGGCCACCGAGAACATGCGCATCTCGGAGACCTCGTCGCCCCAGAACTCGATGCGCACCGGGTGCTCGTAGGTGGGCGGGAACAGGTCGAGGATGCCGCCGCGGACGGCGAACTCGCCGCGCTTGCCGACCATGTCGACGCGGGTGTAGGCGCGTTCGACCAGCGCCGCGATGGTGTCGTCGAAGTCGGCGTCCTGCCCGACGGTCAGCGTCACCGGTTCGACGGCGTCGACGTCGGGCGACATCGGCTGCAGCAGCGAGCGGGCGGTGGTCACCACGACCCGCAGCGGCGGGCCGAGCCGGGCGTCGTCGGGATGGGTGAGCCGGCGCAGCACCATCAGCCGGGCGCCGACGGTGTCCACACCGGGTGAGAGCCGCTCGTGCGGCAGCGTCTCCCACGACGGGAACAGCGCGACGGCGTCGCCGTACACGCCGCGCAGTTCGGCGGTCAGGTCGTCGGCCTCTCGTCCGGTCGCGGTGACCACGACCAGCGGGCCGGTGCGGGCCAGCGCGCACGCGACGAAGACCCGGGCGGCAGCCGGGCCGACGAGGGCGAGATCAGCGGGTCTGTCGGCGGCGCGGCGCACGACCTCGGTCAGCGACGGATCGCGCAGTGCCAGTTCGACGAGCCCCGCGATCGGGGTAGGGGCGGTGAGGGTCCCCGATGCGGTCATGATGGGTCCATCCTAGGCAAACCGCCGAAAAGCTTGCCGGAGCGGGCACTTCGCGTGGCCTGAGTCACCTTCACGGCTCGGCCGCGGTGCTCACTCGTCGAGCAGGGGCGGGTCCTTCTCCAGATGCATCAGCCCGTTCCAGCACAGGTTGACCAGGTGCGCGGCGACGACCTCTTTCTTCGGCTCACGCACGTCGAGCCACCACTGCGCGGTCATCGACACCGAGCCGACCAGCGCCTGGGCGTACAGCGGCGCCATCTCCGGGTCCAGTCCGCGCCGGGAGAAGTCACCGGCCAGGATCGACGACACCTGGTTGACGGCCTCGTTGAGCAGCGTGGAGTAGGTGCTGCCCGAGTTGATCGACGCCGGGGAGTCGCGGATCAGGATGCGGAACCCGTCGGTGTGCTCGTCGATGTAGGTCAGCAGCGCCAGCGCGACCCGTTCGATGCGCAACCGGGCGCGGTTGTTGGTCATCCGGGTCAGCGATGAGGTGATGCCGTCCAGCAGCGCCGACATCTCCCGGTCGACGACCACCGCGTACAGCCCCTCCTTGCCGCCGAAGTGCTCGTAGACGACGGGTTTGGAGACGTTGGCGCGCTGCGCGATCTCCTCGATGGAGGTGCCCTCGTAGCCGCGCTCGGCGAACAGCGACCGCGCGACCTGGATCAGCTGGTGGCGGCGTTCGGCACCGGTCATGCGGGCCCGAGGCGCCTTTACCTCTTTGCCGACGTCTTTGTCCAGGGCCTCCTTGTCGGGTGCTGCCACGCCTACGAGCGTATCCCCTTCAACTACCATCACCTGGTGATCAGTCCGTCGTGGTGTAATTGGCAGCACCTCTGATTTTGGTTCAGATAGTTCAGGTTCGAGTCCTGGCGACGGAGCTTTCCGACCGCGGCTGCGCGTTCCCGTATGGCGTGTCGCGTTCCCATCTGCACAGCCGAACACACAGCCGAACAGGCATCCGAACAGGCAGGGAGACCGGATGACGGCAACCACCGGAACCGCGGTCGTGGTCCTGGCGGCCGGGGCGGGCACCCGGATGAAGTCCGACACCCCGAAGGTGTTGCACACGCTGGCGGGCCGCAGCATGCTGGCCCACGCGTTGCACGCGGTGGCCAAGGTGGCGCCCGAGCACCTCGTCGTGGTGGTCGGCAAGGACCGCGAGCGGGTGATCCCGGCGGTTGAGGCGCTGGCCGCCGAGCTGGGCAGGCCCGTGGCCACCGCGGTGCAGGAGCAGCAGCTGGGCACCGGCCACGCCGTCGAGTGCGGGTTGTCGGCGCTGCCCGACGGCTTCGCCGGCACCGTCGTGGTGACCTCCGGGGACGTGCCGCTGCTGGACGCCGACACGCTGGCCGAGCTGATCGACACCCACACCTCCGGCGGCCCCGCGGCGGCGACCCTGCTCACCACCACGCTGTCCGACCCCACCGGCTACGGCCGGATCCTGCGCACCCAGGACGGTGAGGTGATCGGCATCGTCGAGCAGGCCGACGCCACTCCGTCGCAGCGGGCCATCACCGAGGTCAACGCGGGGGTGTACGCGTTCGACGCGACCGCGCTGCGGCCCGCGCTGAGCCGGCTGCGCTCCGACAACGCCCAGGGCGAGCAGTACCTGACCGACGTGATCGGGCTGGTGCGCGCCGACGGCCGCACGGTGCGCGCGGTGCACGTCGCCGACACGATGCTGGTCGCCGGGGTCAACGACCGGGTGCAGCTGGCCGAACTGAGCGCTGAGCTGAACCGGCGCATCGTGGCGGCCCACCAGCGGGCCGGGGTGACGGTGATCGACCCGGCGACCACGTGGATCGACGTCGACGTGACCATCGGCCGCGACACCGTCGTGCGGCCCGGCACCCAGTTGCTGGGGGCGACGCGCATCGGCGGGCGCTGCGAGATCGGGCCGGACACCACGCTGACCGACGTGACGGTCGGCGACGGGGCGTCGGTGGTGCGCACGCACGGCAGCGAGGCGGTGATCGGCGACGGCGCGACCGTCGGCCCGTTCACCTATCTGCGGCCGGGCACCGCGCTGGGCGCCGACGGCAAGCTGGGCGCGTTCGTCGAGACCAAGAACGCCACCATCGGCACCGGCACCAAGGTGCCGCACCTGACCTACGTCGGCGACGCCGACATCGGCGAGTACAGCAACATCGGCGCCTCCAGCGTCTTCGTCAACTACGACGGGGAAACCAAGAGCCGCACCAGGATCGGGTCACACGTGCGCACCGGATCGGACACCATGTTCGTCGCACCGGTGACGATCGGTGACGGCGCTTACACCGGGGCGGGCACTGTGGTGCGCGAGGACGTGCCGCCGGGTGCGCTGGCGGTGTCGGCCGGCCCGCAGCGCAATATCGAGGGCTGGGTGGCGCGCAAGAGGCCGGGTTCCAAGAGCGCAGCCGCGGCGGCGGCCGCCGCATCCGACACCGCGGCGGCGGCCGAACGGGCCCTGGCCGACGCGGCCGACGAGGACGAGAAGGCCTGATTGTTCGAGTTCTGGCAACCCGCGCACAAGTAGCGCGTCGACGTACGTACGATTGACCGGTATCGATTCCAACCAACGAGGGCGCACCGTGGGCACCGAGTGGACCGACAACCGCAAAAATCTGATGTTCTTCTCGGGTCGGGCGCACCCCGAACTGGCTGAACAGGTCGCGAAGGAACTCGACGTACCGGTCACCGCGCAGACCGCGCGGGACTTCGCGAACGGCGAGATCTTCGTCCGATTCGACGAATCCGTCCGTGGCTGTGACGCATTCGTGCTGCAGAGCCATCCGGCGCCACTGAACAAGTGGCTGATGGAACAGCTGATCATGATCGATGCGCTCAAGCGTGGCAGCGCCAAGCGCATCACCGCGATCCTGCCGTTCTATCCGTACGCCCGACAGGACAAGAAGCACCGCGGCCGCGAGCCGATCTCGGCGCGGCTGGTCGCCGACCTGCTCAAGACCGCGGGGGCCGACCGGATCGTCACCGTCGACCTGCACACCGACCAGATCCAGGGCTTCTTCGACGGCCCGGTGGACCACATGCGGGCGCAGAAGCTGCTGACCGGCTACATCGCCGAGCACTACTCCGACACCGACATGGTGGTCGTCTCCCCCGACTCCGGCCGCGTCCGGGTGGCCGAGAAGTGGGCCGACTCG from Mycolicibacterium phlei harbors:
- a CDS encoding ribose-phosphate diphosphokinase; protein product: MGTEWTDNRKNLMFFSGRAHPELAEQVAKELDVPVTAQTARDFANGEIFVRFDESVRGCDAFVLQSHPAPLNKWLMEQLIMIDALKRGSAKRITAILPFYPYARQDKKHRGREPISARLVADLLKTAGADRIVTVDLHTDQIQGFFDGPVDHMRAQKLLTGYIAEHYSDTDMVVVSPDSGRVRVAEKWADSLGGVPLAFIHKTRDPLVPNQVVSNRVVGDVKGKTCILSDDMIDTGGTIAGAVKLLKQDGAKDVVIAATHGVLSDPARERLSECGAREVIVTNTLPIDEEKRFPQLTVLSIAPLLANTIRAVFDNGSVTSLFDGSA
- a CDS encoding TetR/AcrR family transcriptional regulator, translating into MAAPDKEALDKDVGKEVKAPRARMTGAERRHQLIQVARSLFAERGYEGTSIEEIAQRANVSKPVVYEHFGGKEGLYAVVVDREMSALLDGITSSLTRMTNNRARLRIERVALALLTYIDEHTDGFRILIRDSPASINSGSTYSTLLNEAVNQVSSILAGDFSRRGLDPEMAPLYAQALVGSVSMTAQWWLDVREPKKEVVAAHLVNLCWNGLMHLEKDPPLLDE
- the glmU gene encoding bifunctional UDP-N-acetylglucosamine diphosphorylase/glucosamine-1-phosphate N-acetyltransferase GlmU gives rise to the protein MTATTGTAVVVLAAGAGTRMKSDTPKVLHTLAGRSMLAHALHAVAKVAPEHLVVVVGKDRERVIPAVEALAAELGRPVATAVQEQQLGTGHAVECGLSALPDGFAGTVVVTSGDVPLLDADTLAELIDTHTSGGPAAATLLTTTLSDPTGYGRILRTQDGEVIGIVEQADATPSQRAITEVNAGVYAFDATALRPALSRLRSDNAQGEQYLTDVIGLVRADGRTVRAVHVADTMLVAGVNDRVQLAELSAELNRRIVAAHQRAGVTVIDPATTWIDVDVTIGRDTVVRPGTQLLGATRIGGRCEIGPDTTLTDVTVGDGASVVRTHGSEAVIGDGATVGPFTYLRPGTALGADGKLGAFVETKNATIGTGTKVPHLTYVGDADIGEYSNIGASSVFVNYDGETKSRTRIGSHVRTGSDTMFVAPVTIGDGAYTGAGTVVREDVPPGALAVSAGPQRNIEGWVARKRPGSKSAAAAAAAASDTAAAAERALADAADEDEKA